The proteins below are encoded in one region of Peribacillus muralis:
- the glpK gene encoding glycerol kinase GlpK, with amino-acid sequence METYILSLDQGTTSSRAILFNQKGEIVHSSQKEFTQHFPKPGWVEHNANEIWGSILAVIAGVLSESGVKPEQVAGIGITNQRETTVVWDKETGVPVYNAIVWQSRQTSEICDELKEKGLNDLFRDKTGLLIDAYFSGTKVKWILDNVEGARQSAEEGKLLFGTIDTWLIWKLSGGKAHVTDYSNASRTLMYNIHELKWDEELLEILTVPKSMLPEVRPSSEEYARTIEYHFFGQSIPIAGAAGDQQAAMFGQACFSEGMAKNTYGTGCFMLMNTGTKAVSSEHGLLTTLAWGLNGKVEYALEGSIFVAGSAIQWLRDGLRMLNDAKDSEDYAKRVESTDGVYVVPAFVGLGTPYWDSEVRGAVFGLTRGTSKEHFIRATLESLAYQTKDVLDAMEADSGIELQTLRVDGGAVKNDFLMQFQSDLLQVPVERPTINETTALGAAYLAGLAVGYWKDQEEISRQWAVDKTFKPAMKEQTSEELYTGWKKAVHAAMAFK; translated from the coding sequence ATGGAAACCTATATTTTATCTTTAGATCAAGGAACGACAAGTTCACGGGCGATTTTATTTAACCAAAAGGGAGAAATCGTCCATTCTTCGCAAAAGGAATTCACGCAGCATTTTCCTAAGCCAGGCTGGGTCGAGCATAATGCCAATGAAATTTGGGGATCGATTCTAGCGGTAATCGCCGGGGTGCTGTCGGAATCGGGTGTCAAGCCGGAGCAAGTGGCCGGCATCGGGATCACGAATCAGCGTGAAACGACAGTCGTTTGGGATAAGGAAACGGGAGTGCCTGTTTATAATGCGATTGTCTGGCAGTCAAGGCAAACAAGCGAAATCTGTGACGAATTGAAGGAAAAGGGATTGAATGATCTATTCCGGGATAAGACGGGATTGCTGATCGATGCCTATTTTTCCGGTACAAAAGTGAAGTGGATCCTCGATAATGTGGAAGGTGCACGCCAAAGTGCGGAAGAAGGCAAGCTATTATTCGGCACCATCGATACTTGGCTGATATGGAAGCTTTCAGGGGGCAAGGCTCACGTAACGGACTATTCCAATGCCTCACGGACATTGATGTACAATATCCATGAATTGAAATGGGATGAAGAATTATTGGAAATATTGACCGTTCCAAAATCAATGCTGCCGGAGGTCAGGCCTTCTTCCGAAGAGTACGCACGTACAATCGAGTATCACTTCTTCGGTCAATCGATTCCGATTGCAGGAGCAGCCGGTGACCAGCAGGCAGCGATGTTTGGTCAAGCCTGCTTCAGTGAAGGAATGGCCAAAAACACGTACGGTACAGGCTGCTTCATGCTCATGAATACAGGAACCAAGGCTGTCAGCTCCGAGCACGGTCTATTGACGACGCTTGCTTGGGGATTGAACGGGAAGGTCGAATATGCCCTTGAAGGAAGCATATTCGTAGCCGGCTCAGCCATCCAATGGCTGCGTGATGGCCTGCGCATGCTGAATGATGCCAAGGACAGCGAAGACTATGCAAAACGAGTCGAAAGTACGGATGGGGTATATGTAGTGCCCGCTTTTGTAGGACTCGGCACTCCATATTGGGACAGTGAGGTTCGGGGAGCCGTTTTCGGATTGACGCGCGGTACCTCCAAGGAACATTTCATCCGTGCCACGCTTGAATCATTGGCCTACCAAACGAAAGATGTCCTTGACGCGATGGAAGCCGATTCAGGCATCGAGCTTCAGACATTGAGAGTCGATGGCGGGGCGGTCAAGAATGATTTCCTGATGCAATTCCAAAGCGACTTATTGCAAGTGCCTGTCGAAAGACCGACAATCAACGAAACGACGGCACTGGGAGCTGCCTATCTAGCTGGACTTGCTGTGGGATACTGGAAGGATCAAGAAGAAATCTCCCGGCAATGGGCGGTGGACAAAACCTTTAAACCAGCTATGAAAGAGCAGACAAGCGAAGAATTATACACAGGCTGGAAAAAAGCCGTACATGCGGCGATGGCCTTTAAATAA
- a CDS encoding MIP/aquaporin family protein, which translates to MTPFWGELVGTMILILFGAGIGAGSTLKGSYAKDAGWIVTTIAWGLAVTMGVFAVGSISGAHLNPAVTIGFAIIGEFPWSDVPIYIAAQLIGAILGAALVFFHYLPHWKATEDPGAKLGVFATAPAIPHTFSNLLSEMIGTFILILGLLFIGANNFTEGLNPFAVGLLIVVIGMSLGGTTGYAINPARDLGPRIAHFLLPIPGKGNSNWGYSWIPVVGPIVGGSLGAVCYKAFFLGEITVGFWSVLGVSVILLALAYVFGKKQAHEMESRNIAS; encoded by the coding sequence ATGACACCATTTTGGGGAGAATTAGTAGGCACCATGATTTTGATTTTATTCGGTGCAGGTATCGGTGCAGGGTCAACCTTGAAGGGTTCGTATGCTAAGGACGCGGGTTGGATCGTTACTACCATTGCCTGGGGATTGGCGGTTACGATGGGCGTTTTTGCTGTCGGCTCGATAAGCGGTGCTCATCTAAACCCAGCGGTCACAATAGGGTTTGCCATCATTGGGGAATTCCCTTGGAGTGATGTGCCGATTTATATCGCCGCTCAACTGATTGGAGCGATCCTGGGAGCGGCACTAGTATTCTTTCATTATTTACCACACTGGAAGGCTACTGAAGATCCAGGTGCGAAGCTCGGTGTGTTTGCAACGGCACCTGCCATCCCTCATACCTTTTCAAATCTATTAAGTGAAATGATCGGGACATTCATCCTTATCCTTGGCTTATTATTCATCGGGGCCAATAATTTCACGGAAGGCCTGAACCCATTCGCTGTCGGTCTATTGATCGTCGTGATCGGGATGTCCCTTGGGGGCACGACAGGATATGCGATAAATCCGGCCCGGGATTTGGGACCGCGCATCGCGCACTTTTTGCTGCCGATACCGGGTAAAGGAAACTCGAATTGGGGCTACTCGTGGATCCCGGTCGTTGGTCCGATTGTTGGAGGCTCCCTTGGTGCCGTTTGTTATAAAGCCTTCTTCTTGGGGGAAATAACAGTAGGATTTTGGTCAGTTTTGGGAGTAAGCGTGATACTATTGGCACTAGCATATGTTTTTGGAAAAAAACAAGCGCATGAAATGGAAAGCAGGAATATCGCTAGTTAA
- a CDS encoding glycerol-3-phosphate dehydrogenase/oxidase — translation MKFSNKYREETIGLLNKEKYDVLVIGGGITGAGIALDAATRGMKVALVEMQDFAAGTSSRSTKLVHGGLRYLKQFEIKMVAEVGKEREIVYENGPHVTTPEWMLLPMHKGGTFGKFSTSIGLRVYDFLAGVKKAERRKMLSIDETLAREPLVKKEGLKGGGYYVEYRTDDARLTIEVMKAAVNKGATPINYTRVDKLLYENGRVSGVQVADLLSGTSYEINADKVINAAGPWVDSIREKDQSKKGKTLKLSKGVHVVIDQSKFPLKQAIYFDTPDGRMIFAIPRAGKAYVGTTDTFYDGNPAVPTITSADRAYLLKAIDYMFPQVKISEDDIESSWAGVRPLILEEGKDPSEISRKDEIWESDSGLITIAGGKLTGYRKMAKTTVDLVAGKLNKSYPASNTKGMPISGGDVGGSRNFSSYIKQHVQAGVDSGLAVKDSEELLAMYGSNAPVLFDIAKSNRDGETSLPKKLYVQLKYALDHEMAATPVDFFFRRTGTLLFDIDLVQTHKSAVIDYMAGYFEWSESTKLDRAKQLEQEILGATKVS, via the coding sequence ATGAAGTTTTCAAATAAATATCGGGAAGAAACGATCGGGCTGCTGAATAAGGAAAAATATGATGTGCTCGTGATTGGTGGGGGGATTACCGGTGCAGGCATTGCCTTGGATGCGGCGACTCGAGGCATGAAGGTGGCGTTGGTGGAGATGCAGGACTTTGCGGCAGGTACTTCGAGCCGTTCGACTAAGCTTGTTCATGGCGGTTTGCGGTATTTGAAGCAATTCGAAATAAAAATGGTGGCCGAGGTCGGCAAAGAGCGGGAAATCGTTTACGAGAATGGGCCGCATGTGACCACGCCGGAATGGATGCTGCTGCCGATGCACAAAGGTGGCACCTTTGGGAAATTCAGTACCTCCATTGGATTACGGGTATATGATTTTCTGGCAGGGGTTAAAAAAGCCGAGCGCAGGAAAATGCTTTCGATAGATGAGACGCTAGCTCGTGAGCCGTTAGTGAAGAAAGAGGGTTTGAAGGGCGGAGGGTACTATGTTGAATACCGGACCGATGATGCCCGGCTGACGATTGAGGTCATGAAGGCTGCTGTTAATAAAGGGGCGACACCGATCAATTATACGCGCGTGGATAAATTGTTGTATGAAAACGGAAGGGTGTCTGGCGTCCAGGTTGCCGATTTACTATCAGGGACCTCTTATGAAATAAATGCAGACAAGGTCATTAATGCAGCAGGGCCATGGGTGGATTCCATTCGCGAAAAAGATCAATCGAAAAAAGGGAAAACGCTTAAGTTATCAAAGGGTGTTCATGTGGTCATCGATCAATCGAAATTCCCCTTGAAGCAGGCGATTTACTTTGATACGCCCGATGGACGGATGATCTTTGCCATCCCAAGAGCAGGTAAGGCTTATGTGGGCACGACGGATACCTTTTATGATGGCAATCCTGCCGTCCCGACGATTACGTCGGCAGATCGTGCTTACTTATTGAAGGCGATTGATTATATGTTTCCGCAGGTGAAGATTTCCGAGGATGATATCGAATCGAGCTGGGCCGGAGTAAGGCCGCTGATTCTTGAAGAAGGGAAGGACCCTTCCGAAATATCCCGTAAAGATGAAATTTGGGAGTCCGATTCGGGACTGATCACGATAGCGGGTGGAAAATTGACTGGCTACCGCAAAATGGCGAAAACGACGGTTGACCTTGTGGCAGGGAAGCTCAATAAGTCATACCCTGCCAGCAATACGAAGGGCATGCCGATTTCCGGGGGCGATGTTGGGGGATCGAGAAACTTCTCGAGTTATATTAAGCAGCATGTTCAAGCTGGTGTGGACTCGGGTCTCGCTGTCAAGGATTCCGAGGAGCTATTGGCCATGTACGGGTCTAATGCACCTGTATTATTCGATATCGCAAAAAGCAATCGGGACGGGGAAACAAGCCTGCCGAAAAAATTGTACGTTCAGCTGAAATATGCCCTGGATCATGAAATGGCCGCGACGCCGGTCGACTTCTTCTTCCGCAGGACCGGGACCCTGTTATTCGATATCGATTTAGTCCAGACGCATAAAAGTGCCGTGATCGACTATATGGCTGGCTATTTCGAATGGTCCGAGTCAACGAAATTGGATCGGGCAAAACAATTGGAACAGGAAATACTTGGTGCGACCAAAGTATCGTGA
- a CDS encoding CaiB/BaiF CoA transferase family protein, producing MTLLTHLKVLDFSTLLPGPFATLMLADLGADVLKVERPGARDLWGVEQYLNRSKKSITLDLKQPESIESVKNLVKEYDIVVEQFRPGVMERLGLGYEALKRINPKVIYCSITGYGQTGPYKDRAGHDINYISIAGLASYSGTKKEGPAKNGTQIADLAGGSLHAVIGILSAVTYRDRTGFGQAIDISMTDCSFALNAISAPLHLQQGLELEPEEMMLNGGSFYDFYETKDGRYFSIGSLEPPFKRALCDAIGKPELYEMSMDSSKESGIAFKKAVQQVFLTKDFQQWQHIFADSDACAEPVLTFAEAAEHPQLQQREMIVEVPDDQGNLQKQMACPIKTSVFTPEYKHAGLKPGHNNEEILRTSRQESR from the coding sequence ATGACCTTATTGACTCATTTGAAAGTATTGGATTTTTCCACGTTGCTGCCAGGTCCCTTTGCCACTTTGATGCTGGCGGATTTGGGAGCGGACGTTTTGAAGGTGGAGAGACCGGGAGCGAGGGACTTATGGGGAGTCGAACAATACTTGAACAGGTCGAAGAAATCGATCACCCTTGATTTAAAACAGCCTGAGTCCATCGAATCCGTAAAAAACCTAGTCAAGGAGTACGATATCGTCGTCGAGCAATTCCGGCCAGGTGTCATGGAACGATTAGGACTTGGGTATGAGGCTTTAAAACGAATCAACCCAAAGGTGATTTACTGTTCAATTACGGGATATGGACAGACTGGTCCTTATAAAGACCGTGCGGGCCATGACATCAATTATATTTCGATTGCTGGTTTAGCAAGCTATTCCGGTACGAAAAAGGAAGGTCCGGCAAAAAACGGAACGCAGATTGCCGACCTTGCGGGAGGATCACTGCATGCAGTGATCGGCATATTGTCTGCTGTCACTTACAGGGATAGAACCGGATTCGGCCAGGCCATCGACATTAGCATGACCGATTGCAGCTTTGCATTGAATGCTATATCCGCCCCCCTTCATTTACAACAGGGGCTTGAGCTTGAACCGGAAGAAATGATGTTAAACGGCGGATCTTTTTATGACTTTTATGAAACGAAGGATGGACGTTATTTTTCGATAGGAAGCTTGGAACCTCCATTTAAACGAGCATTATGCGATGCAATCGGGAAACCGGAATTGTATGAAATGAGCATGGACAGCAGCAAAGAGAGCGGTATCGCCTTTAAAAAAGCCGTCCAGCAAGTTTTCCTGACAAAGGATTTTCAGCAATGGCAGCACATATTCGCTGATTCCGACGCCTGCGCGGAACCGGTGCTGACCTTTGCCGAGGCCGCCGAGCACCCCCAATTACAGCAGCGGGAGATGATCGTCGAAGTACCTGACGATCAAGGGAACCTACAAAAACAAATGGCCTGCCCGATCAAAACCTCCGTTTTCACCCCTGAATATAAGCATGCAGGTCTTAAACCAGGGCATAACAACGAAGAGATCCTGCGTACCTCCCGACAAGAATCCCGGTAG
- a CDS encoding YhgE/Pip domain-containing protein, which yields MKFIDFLKTKGAIGAIFMGIFYQIAMLGSFMPGYSAMPANIDQMPVAIVNEDAGEIGATIAAQLGKNLPFDEIKTDLTNKQALKQLDKNDVKLVVRIPESFSGNVESGKGVSSIDFTINEAGPTIVTSTMDSVVAQIESTLNEQFSAQYAKGVLMNFNVPEEKAGEMASAMQHQFSANTVKINKIPAGMHNGMAPMFLTMAAYVGAMIGAMQLGAAFNESKGKAGKWRLFGYMQLAALLIAVVAPAVGLGITYAVQGHGLETFFILWGHHALGYYACWQFTSIFILLVGEGGMILNMPILLMQTIANGAAITREMMYAPYQWLSYISPMYYSIQADFAIMYGGGDASHAHVMMLLVGAAALLINITIVAVRHKESPLKMEETDRLAAEMKALV from the coding sequence ATGAAATTTATAGATTTTTTGAAAACAAAGGGAGCTATCGGAGCCATCTTTATGGGGATTTTTTATCAGATCGCCATGCTGGGCTCATTTATGCCTGGCTATTCGGCAATGCCAGCCAATATCGATCAAATGCCAGTCGCGATCGTTAATGAGGATGCAGGTGAAATAGGTGCGACGATTGCAGCCCAATTAGGAAAGAATCTTCCTTTTGATGAAATAAAAACGGATTTAACAAATAAACAGGCATTAAAGCAATTGGATAAAAATGATGTGAAGTTAGTTGTTCGTATTCCGGAATCTTTTTCCGGGAATGTCGAGAGTGGCAAAGGAGTATCAAGCATCGATTTTACAATCAATGAAGCGGGGCCGACAATCGTCACGTCTACAATGGATTCTGTTGTAGCGCAAATCGAGTCAACGCTAAACGAACAGTTTTCAGCTCAATATGCCAAAGGCGTATTAATGAATTTTAATGTGCCAGAAGAAAAAGCGGGAGAAATGGCTTCAGCGATGCAGCATCAATTTAGTGCAAATACGGTGAAAATCAACAAAATCCCAGCAGGAATGCATAATGGGATGGCGCCGATGTTTTTAACGATGGCGGCATATGTAGGAGCGATGATTGGGGCGATGCAATTAGGGGCTGCGTTCAATGAAAGCAAAGGGAAGGCAGGCAAGTGGAGGCTGTTTGGCTACATGCAGCTTGCGGCGCTTTTGATTGCGGTCGTAGCACCGGCAGTCGGTCTTGGTATCACCTATGCCGTACAAGGGCATGGACTTGAAACCTTCTTTATATTATGGGGACATCATGCACTTGGCTATTATGCATGCTGGCAATTTACATCCATCTTCATCCTGTTGGTCGGTGAAGGCGGGATGATCTTGAATATGCCAATCCTGCTTATGCAAACCATTGCCAATGGGGCTGCAATCACACGGGAAATGATGTATGCACCATATCAGTGGCTAAGCTATATTTCACCCATGTATTATTCGATACAAGCAGACTTCGCGATCATGTATGGGGGTGGAGACGCCTCCCATGCGCATGTAATGATGTTGTTGGTGGGGGCAGCTGCGTTGCTCATCAATATCACGATCGTGGCAGTGCGCCATAAGGAGTCACCGCTAAAGATGGAAGAGACCGACCGACTTGCAGCTGAAATGAAGGCTTTAGTTTGA
- a CDS encoding MBL fold metallo-hydrolase, with amino-acid sequence MKMTKMGTVYQLSFMPRVFPVNCYFVEEEDSLTLIDAALPYSTKSIVKAARVIGKPIKRIIITHAHGDHVGALDGLKELLPDMHVSISVRDAALLAGDSTLLESEAHSPIRGGVPKHIETHPDSLLIEGDRIGSLEVILSPGHTPGSISLIDTRNHSLIAGDAMVTRGGTAVSGTFKPLFPFPAFATWNKRMALESVKKLLSFKPSLLAVGHGRMLEQPEASMSKAIVEAELKLQ; translated from the coding sequence ATGAAAATGACTAAAATGGGTACAGTATATCAATTATCCTTCATGCCACGTGTTTTTCCTGTGAACTGTTATTTTGTTGAAGAGGAGGATAGCTTAACGCTAATAGATGCAGCTTTGCCTTACAGTACAAAAAGTATAGTGAAGGCAGCAAGGGTGATTGGAAAACCGATCAAAAGGATCATCATCACTCACGCGCATGGTGACCATGTTGGTGCACTGGACGGGCTAAAAGAGTTGCTTCCCGATATGCACGTGAGCATTTCGGTTCGGGATGCAGCATTACTTGCTGGCGATTCTACACTCCTGGAAAGTGAAGCACACTCTCCGATCCGCGGGGGAGTCCCTAAACATATTGAAACTCATCCGGACTCATTACTTATAGAGGGTGATCGGATTGGTTCTTTGGAAGTTATTCTTTCGCCCGGGCATACCCCTGGCTCGATTTCGCTGATCGACACGCGGAATCATAGCTTGATTGCTGGCGATGCCATGGTAACGAGAGGGGGAACAGCTGTGTCCGGCACCTTTAAGCCGTTATTTCCGTTCCCGGCCTTTGCCACCTGGAATAAACGCATGGCTCTTGAAAGTGTTAAGAAACTATTAAGCTTTAAACCGAGTTTGCTTGCTGTAGGTCATGGGAGGATGCTGGAACAACCCGAAGCTTCGATGAGCAAGGCTATAGTTGAAGCGGAATTGAAGCTTCAGTAA
- a CDS encoding PadR family transcriptional regulator → MSIQIYILGILAEEKSYPYMLKKKLSEPIPIDKFTGITESKLYYHFDKLAANRFIEPVETIKEENRPDKHVYQITEKGREELVKRIYQTFEKASQITDMYIALTYIKHVDSRKVLAILERKIEEHRLAWETYLSFDQTVDEDSDKYLGYNFIKEHSYSRAQHTAEWLEELVSRIRENVSQ, encoded by the coding sequence GTGTCAATTCAAATTTATATCCTGGGTATTTTAGCTGAAGAAAAAAGCTATCCGTATATGTTGAAAAAAAAATTATCCGAACCGATTCCAATTGATAAATTTACCGGCATTACCGAAAGTAAATTGTATTATCATTTTGACAAGCTTGCTGCCAATCGGTTTATCGAGCCGGTTGAAACGATAAAGGAAGAGAACCGTCCAGATAAGCATGTGTATCAAATTACGGAAAAGGGAAGGGAAGAATTAGTAAAAAGGATTTATCAAACGTTCGAAAAAGCCTCGCAAATCACGGATATGTATATTGCACTCACGTATATCAAGCATGTGGATAGCCGAAAAGTGCTTGCAATCCTAGAGCGTAAAATCGAAGAGCATCGGTTGGCATGGGAAACGTATTTAAGCTTTGACCAGACGGTTGATGAGGATTCCGATAAATATTTGGGATATAATTTCATTAAAGAGCATTCATACAGCCGAGCACAGCATACAGCCGAATGGCTCGAGGAGCTTGTTTCACGTATAAGAGAAAATGTTTCGCAATAG
- a CDS encoding 5-methyltetrahydropteroyltriglutamate--homocysteine S-methyltransferase — MSITLTKAPFRADHVGSLLRPDRIHLARKQYKDGDLSAGGLREIETEEIKRIVDKQIEVGLEVVTDGEFRRTWWHFDFLENLTGIEGYVTEKGLTFDGVETERYNVRNIGKISFNPDHPFLNDFIELNKIVDGRAVAKQTIPSPNQLFAAGVHNEEIYPDIEDYANDIIKAYQDALKAFYEAGVRYLQLDDVYIARLSAPDFQFKDGKYTREQLIDLALRVINGSLEGKPDDLIITTHLCRGNYQSAWAFEGSYARIAPTLLAKEKVDGFFLEYDDNRSGDFKPLEHIPAGGAKVVLGVVTSKNGEIEDKEAIKARIKEASHIVPLEQLCLSPQCGFASTHHGNKLTEEQQWEKLKFIVEVAKEVWA, encoded by the coding sequence ATGTCAATCACCTTAACAAAAGCACCATTCAGGGCGGATCACGTCGGAAGTTTATTAAGACCCGATCGCATACATCTGGCCCGAAAGCAATATAAGGATGGGGACCTCTCGGCTGGGGGACTCCGTGAAATTGAAACCGAAGAAATCAAACGGATCGTCGATAAGCAAATCGAAGTTGGCTTGGAGGTCGTCACCGACGGGGAATTCAGACGCACCTGGTGGCACTTTGACTTCCTTGAGAATTTGACTGGCATTGAGGGATACGTAACTGAAAAAGGACTGACATTCGATGGTGTCGAAACGGAGAGATACAACGTTCGCAACATCGGGAAGATTTCATTCAACCCTGACCATCCCTTCCTAAACGATTTTATCGAATTGAACAAAATCGTCGACGGACGTGCCGTCGCCAAACAGACGATTCCCAGTCCCAATCAATTATTTGCTGCCGGGGTACATAATGAAGAAATCTACCCTGATATCGAGGATTATGCAAATGATATCATCAAAGCCTACCAGGATGCTTTAAAAGCCTTTTATGAGGCAGGTGTGCGTTATCTTCAGCTGGATGATGTGTATATTGCCAGACTTTCCGCTCCTGATTTCCAGTTCAAGGATGGAAAATATACACGGGAGCAGTTGATCGATTTGGCTCTGCGTGTCATCAATGGCTCCTTGGAGGGTAAACCAGACGATTTGATCATCACGACACATCTATGTCGCGGGAACTATCAGTCAGCCTGGGCCTTCGAAGGCAGCTATGCCCGCATTGCCCCGACATTATTGGCAAAAGAAAAAGTGGATGGGTTTTTCCTCGAATATGACGATAACCGCTCCGGTGATTTCAAACCATTGGAACATATCCCAGCTGGCGGGGCGAAGGTCGTGCTTGGCGTCGTCACGTCCAAAAATGGAGAGATCGAAGACAAGGAAGCCATCAAGGCGCGCATTAAAGAAGCCTCGCATATCGTTCCGCTCGAACAATTATGCCTAAGCCCGCAATGCGGATTCGCTTCCACCCATCATGGCAATAAGCTCACCGAAGAACAACAATGGGAAAAGTTGAAATTCATTGTCGAGGTAGCAAAAGAAGTCTGGGCATGA
- a CDS encoding PucR family transcriptional regulator, which produces MSLEKILTLTNINDITDMVSTYLKKPVVIENEQFLLLAYSSYYIEHFDQANRQTIFTKHWPIPILEKFMDEGIVEQLKTMQHPFRVKQIEDIGLNQRVVVSAVHKGQVFGFIWVQETEMIADADLEFLHEVSHHIGKLLYQKKQLNMKKDEEKNEFYQKVIDEVYQTENQIKWEAANMSILIPETFIVNVFTVAQSDAELFDELTDTVSLFAHALNHFAHVFTNQMKIVVIIGSNGKGKGMLADSAHDFTNTVLSQFHDHRIFPGIGNEYSSILQLRKSYLEALEVINAAKFIGHPEQLPFEYSKLGIFRYLEMISNHHTKTNYINNDLLILQKKDQESQTKLLQTLEIYLLNNCRIKPTAERLYIHTNTLKYRLNQIAELTSIDFDDLHSRIQVYIDLQLMKQKT; this is translated from the coding sequence ATGTCATTAGAAAAAATCCTTACTCTAACAAACATCAACGATATAACCGATATGGTCAGCACCTATTTAAAAAAACCAGTCGTCATCGAAAATGAACAATTTTTATTGCTGGCATATAGTTCGTATTATATCGAGCACTTCGACCAAGCCAACCGACAAACGATCTTCACGAAGCATTGGCCGATCCCGATTTTGGAAAAATTCATGGATGAGGGCATTGTCGAGCAGCTTAAAACGATGCAGCACCCATTCCGGGTGAAACAAATCGAGGATATCGGCTTGAATCAAAGGGTCGTTGTAAGCGCTGTCCATAAAGGGCAGGTTTTCGGGTTCATCTGGGTCCAGGAAACGGAGATGATTGCTGATGCCGATTTGGAATTTTTACATGAGGTTTCCCATCATATCGGCAAGCTCCTCTACCAAAAAAAACAACTGAATATGAAAAAGGACGAAGAAAAAAACGAGTTCTACCAAAAGGTCATTGACGAAGTCTATCAAACTGAAAATCAAATTAAATGGGAAGCCGCCAACATGAGTATCCTCATTCCGGAAACGTTCATCGTGAACGTCTTTACCGTCGCTCAATCCGATGCGGAGCTTTTCGATGAATTGACGGATACAGTCAGCTTGTTTGCCCATGCATTGAATCATTTCGCACATGTCTTCACAAACCAGATGAAGATCGTCGTCATCATTGGCAGCAACGGGAAAGGAAAAGGCATGCTTGCGGATAGCGCCCATGATTTCACGAATACGGTGCTCTCCCAGTTCCATGACCATAGGATTTTCCCTGGAATCGGCAATGAATATTCCTCGATCCTTCAATTGAGGAAATCCTATCTCGAAGCATTGGAAGTGATCAACGCAGCCAAATTCATCGGTCACCCTGAACAGCTTCCTTTTGAATATAGCAAACTTGGGATTTTTCGTTACCTCGAAATGATCTCCAATCATCATACAAAAACGAATTATATCAATAATGATTTGCTGATTTTACAAAAGAAGGACCAAGAAAGCCAAACGAAGCTCCTTCAGACACTGGAGATCTATTTGCTGAACAATTGCCGGATCAAGCCGACGGCTGAGCGGTTATACATTCATACAAACACCTTGAAATATAGATTGAATCAAATAGCCGAACTCACATCAATCGATTTTGACGACTTACATTCGCGAATACAGGTCTACATCGACTTACAGCTCATGAAGCAGAAGACTTAG
- a CDS encoding glycerol-3-phosphate responsive antiterminator, with protein sequence MDQKILPASASMKDFERFLESPYEIGVFLDLHISQLKNVSMMAKQHNKKMIYHVDLIHGIRSDEYATEFICQEYNPYGLISTKTSVILKAKQKGVIAIQRIFLIDSHALEKSYKLVQKTKPDFIEVLPGAMPWMIKEVKERLQTPIFAGGLIRTSEEVLNALEAGASAITTSKTELWDIV encoded by the coding sequence GTGGATCAGAAGATTTTGCCTGCCTCGGCAAGCATGAAGGATTTCGAAAGATTCCTGGAAAGTCCATATGAAATAGGGGTTTTTCTGGATCTGCATATCTCGCAATTGAAGAATGTAAGTATGATGGCAAAGCAGCATAATAAGAAAATGATTTACCATGTCGATTTGATTCATGGCATAAGAAGTGATGAATACGCGACGGAATTCATTTGTCAGGAGTATAATCCTTATGGGCTGATTTCCACCAAAACAAGTGTTATCTTGAAAGCGAAGCAAAAGGGTGTCATTGCCATCCAGCGGATTTTTTTAATAGACTCACATGCGCTGGAGAAAAGCTATAAGCTTGTGCAGAAAACCAAGCCGGATTTCATTGAGGTGCTGCCGGGCGCGATGCCATGGATGATAAAGGAAGTGAAGGAGCGGTTACAAACACCGATTTTTGCAGGAGGACTTATCCGGACTTCGGAGGAAGTCTTGAATGCCCTTGAGGCAGGCGCCTCGGCCATTACGACTTCCAAAACCGAGTTATGGGATATCGTTTGA